One Primulina tabacum isolate GXHZ01 chromosome 10, ASM2559414v2, whole genome shotgun sequence DNA segment encodes these proteins:
- the LOC142504895 gene encoding uncharacterized protein LOC142504895 produces the protein MAANAQQFGTRQDNPLRQVNEVSVTPIDQRLDSLTSLLEKLVAGRVQQVKACGVCAMVGHPTDMCPSLQEEPTQQVNAVDGFPGQPQRRYDPYSNSFNPGWKDHSNFSYRNQEGQQGYPQQNYHKHPSPAQASNSGMSLDEIVKALAENTQKFQQETRASIQNLSTQVGQLETSIHKLEAKNLGNIPSQTVVNPKENVSAITLRNCKELDIQEIGVQASIKQKEENEIKVEDKIINQDDAPKGASINVMPDSVYNYLELGPLTETDIVIQLANRSTVYPRGVIEDVLVKVENLVFPADFYVLDMENDDLNSQILLGRPFLKTSKSVIDVNSGTLTMEFDGEIVKFNIYDTMKYHVNESTIYTLDIANHLSQENSKFVDKNDLEEIIERHVENSNTRFSLSDSQISKIERRLLPDRPKHVLMKKRRNIQGIEISKKFKENMHMLKLAMKIFKRDKVDKVTIYEPP, from the exons ATGGCTGCCAATGCACAACAGTTTGGTACTAGGCAAGACAACCCTCTACGACAAGTCAATGAGGTAAGTGTTACTCCTATCGATCAAAGGTTAGATTCTTTGACATCTCTTTTGGAAAAATTGGTTGCAGGACGGGTGCAACAGGTAAAAGCTTGTGGTGTATGTGCTATGGTGGGACATCCTACAGATATGTGTCCGTCACTACAAGAAGAACCCACGCAACAAGTTAATGCAGTCGACGGATTTCCTGGACAACCTCAACGCCGATACGATCCATATTCTAATAGCTTCAATCCAGGATGGAAAGATCACTCGAATTTCAGCTATAGGAATCAAGAAGGTCAACAGGGATATCCACAACAAAATTATCACAAACACCCGTCACCTGCGCAAGCCTCTAACTCAGGTATGTCCCTAGATGAAATTGTGAAGGCCTTAGCTGAGAACACTCAAAAATTTCAACAGGAAACGAGGGCTAGCATTCAGAATTTGAGCACTCAAGTGGGACAGTTGGAGACCTCAATTCACAAGCTGGAAGCAAAAAATTTAGGTAATATACCTTCTCAGACAGTGGTGAATCCAAAAGAGAATGTGAGTGCAATTACTTTGAGAAATTGTAAAGaattggatattcaagaaattggggTACAAGCATCAATCAAGCAAAAGGAAGAGAATGAGATAAAGGTTGAggataaaataatcaatcaagATGATGCTCCGAAAG GTGCTTCTATCAATGTCATGCCTGATTCTGtttataattatttggaacTTGGACCTCTGACTGAAACGGACATTGTGATCCAGTTGGCTAATAGGTCCACTGTATATCCTAGAGGTGTAATTGAAGATGTTCTTGTGAAAGTTGAAAATTTGGTATTTCCTGCTGACTTTTATGTGCTTGACATGGAAAATGATGATTTAAACAGTCAaattttgttaggaagaccatTTTTGAAAACTTCAAAGTCTGTCATAGATGTTAATAGTGGTACTCTTACTATGGAATTTGATGGTGAGATTGTTAAGTTTAATATTTATGATACCATGAAATATCATGTTAATGAAAGCACTATTTATACCCTTGATATCGCTAATCacttgtcacaagaaaattcaaaatttgtgGATAAGAATGATTTAGAGGAGATTATTGAAAgacatgttgaaaattctaaTACTAGATTTTCCCTCTCTGATTCACAGATATCTAAAATTGAGCGAAGACTCCTCCCAGATCGACCCAAGCATGTACTcatgaaaaaaagaagaaatattCAAGGGATAGAGATTTCCAAGAAATTCAAAGAaaacatgcacatgctgaaattagctatgaaaatattcaagcGGGATAAAGTGGACAAAGTGACCATCTATGAACCACCATGA
- the LOC142504806 gene encoding 3-oxoacyl-[acyl-carrier-protein] synthase II, chloroplastic-like, whose product MLGHLLGAAGAVEAVATVKAIQTGWIHPNINLEYPDEGVDANILVGPKRERVDVKVALSNSLGFGGHNSILFGPYKKFGY is encoded by the exons ATGCTTGGTCACCTATTGGGGGCTGCTGGTGCTGTGGAAGCTGTGGCGACAGTTAAG GCCATACAGACTGGGTGGATCCATCCAAATATCAACCTTGAATACCCAGATGAGGGTGTG GATGCAAACATACTCGTTGGCCCCAAGAGGGAGCGAGTAGACGTAAAAGTAGCTCTTTCCAATTCACTTGGCTTTGGAGGTCACAACTCTATTTTATTTGGCCCCTACAAGAAGTTTGGTTACTGA